A section of the Fibrobacter sp. UWH6 genome encodes:
- a CDS encoding DUF1016 N-terminal domain-containing protein, with translation MSGKSQMGLLSWTHYRTLLRVEDESAREWYAQEAFSQAWSSRTLDRNISTQYYYRMLASQKKSKTFSSEVHGVHANSGGFEKRNRKTERNFLA, from the coding sequence GTGAGTGGAAAATCTCAGATGGGTTTGCTTTCTTGGACTCACTACAGAACGTTGCTGCGTGTTGAGGATGAATCTGCTCGAGAATGGTATGCTCAAGAAGCGTTTTCTCAGGCTTGGAGTTCACGAACTTTGGATAGGAATATTTCTACGCAATATTATTATCGTATGCTGGCCTCCCAGAAGAAGTCAAAAACTTTTTCAAGCGAAGTACATGGCGTACATGCCAACTCCGGAGGTTTTGAAAAAAGAAATCGAAAAACAGAAAGAAATTTTTTGGCTTGA